One window of Equus caballus isolate H_3958 breed thoroughbred chromosome 3, TB-T2T, whole genome shotgun sequence genomic DNA carries:
- the ZNF821 gene encoding zinc finger protein 821 isoform X2, with protein sequence MVLWLQWNQHGERDQVFAGLEEQARQAMMKTDFPGDLGSQRQAIQQLRDQDSSSSDSEGDEEETTQDEVSSHTSEEDGGVVKVEKELENAEQPVGGNKVVEHEVTENLNSDPLLGLCQCPLCQLDCGSREQLIAHVYQHTAAVVSAKSYMCPVCGRALSSPGSLGRHLLIHSEDQRSNCAVCGTRFTSHATFNSEKLPEVLNMESLPPAHSEGPSSAEGKDIAFSPPVYPAGILLVCNNCAAYRKLLESQTPSVRKWALRRQNEPLEVRLQRLERERTAKKSRRDNETPEEREVRRMRDREAKRLQRMQETDEQRARRLQRDREAMRLKRANETPEKRQARLIREREAKRLKRRLEKMDMMLRAQFGQDPSAMAALAAEMNFFQLPVSGVELDSQLLGKMAFEEQNSSSLH encoded by the exons ATGGTCTTGTGGTTGCAGTGGAACCAACATGgagaaa GGGATCAAGTATTTGCTGGGCTAGAAGAGCAAGCCCGCCAGGCGATGATGAAAACTGATTTTCCTGGAGACCTTGGCAGTCAGCGACAAGCTATCCAACAACTAAGAGATCAGGACTCCAGTAGCA GTGACAGTGAGGGTGATGAAGAGGAGACCACGCAAGATGAAGTCTCTTCCCACACATCAGAGGAAGATGGAGGGGTGGTCAAAGTGGAAAAAGAGTTAGAAAATGCAGAACAGCCTGTTGGTGGGAACAAAGTGGTAGAACATGAG GTCACGGAGAATTTGAATTCTGACCCCTTACTTGGACTCTGCCAGTGTCCCCTGTGCCAGCTAGACTGTGGGAGTCGGGAGCAGCTGATTGCTCACGTGTACCAG CACACTGCAGCAGTGGTGAGCGCCAAGAGCTACATGTGTCCTGTCTGTGGCCGGGCCCTTAGCTCTCCAGGGTCATTGGGTCGCCACCTCCTAATCCACTCTGAGGACCAGCGGTCTAACTGTGCTGTATGTGGAACCCGTTTCACCAGCCATGCCACATTTAACAG TGAGAAACTTCCTGAAGTACTTAATATGGAATCCCTACCCCCAGCTCACAGTGAGGGCCCCTCCAGTGCTGAGGGGAAGGACATTGCTTTTAGTCCTCCAGTGTACCCTGCTGGAATTCTGCTTGTGTGCAACAACTGTGCTGCCTACCGGAAGCTACTGGAATCCCAGACCCCCAGTGTACGCAAGTGGGCTCTTCGTCGACAGAATGAGCCTTTGGAAGTAAGGCTGCAGCGGCTGGAACGAGAGCGCACGGCCAAGAAGAGCCGGCGGGACAATGAGACCCCCGAGGAACGGGAGGTAAGACGCATGAGGGACCGCGAGGCCAAGCGCCTGCAGCGCATGCAGGAGACAGATGAGCAGCGGGCACGCAGGTTGCAGCGGGATCGGGAGGCCATGAGGCTGAAGCGGGCCAATGAAACCCCAGAGAAGCGGCAGGCCCGGCTCATCCGGGAGCGGGAGGCCAAGCGGCTCAAGAGGAGGCTGGAGAAAATGGACATGATGTTGCGAGCTCAGTTTGGCCAGGACCCTTCTGCCATGGCAGCCTTAGCAGCTGAAATGAACTTCTTCCAGCTACCGGTGAGTGGGGTAGAATTGGACAGCCAGCTCCTGGGCAAGATGGCCTTTGAAGAGCAGAATAGCAGCTCTCTACACTGA
- the ZNF821 gene encoding zinc finger protein 821 isoform X3, producing the protein MSRRKQTNPNKVHCDSEGDEEETTQDEVSSHTSEEDGGVVKVEKELENAEQPVGGNKVVEHEVTENLNSDPLLGLCQCPLCQLDCGSREQLIAHVYQHTAAVVSAKSYMCPVCGRALSSPGSLGRHLLIHSEDQRSNCAVCGTRFTSHATFNSEKLPEVLNMESLPPAHSEGPSSAEGKDIAFSPPVYPAGILLVCNNCAAYRKLLESQTPSVRKWALRRQNEPLEVRLQRLERERTAKKSRRDNETPEEREVRRMRDREAKRLQRMQETDEQRARRLQRDREAMRLKRANETPEKRQARLIREREAKRLKRRLEKMDMMLRAQFGQDPSAMAALAAEMNFFQLPVSGVELDSQLLGKMAFEEQNSSSLH; encoded by the exons ATGTCCCGTcggaaacagacaaatccaaataAAGTTCACT GTGACAGTGAGGGTGATGAAGAGGAGACCACGCAAGATGAAGTCTCTTCCCACACATCAGAGGAAGATGGAGGGGTGGTCAAAGTGGAAAAAGAGTTAGAAAATGCAGAACAGCCTGTTGGTGGGAACAAAGTGGTAGAACATGAG GTCACGGAGAATTTGAATTCTGACCCCTTACTTGGACTCTGCCAGTGTCCCCTGTGCCAGCTAGACTGTGGGAGTCGGGAGCAGCTGATTGCTCACGTGTACCAG CACACTGCAGCAGTGGTGAGCGCCAAGAGCTACATGTGTCCTGTCTGTGGCCGGGCCCTTAGCTCTCCAGGGTCATTGGGTCGCCACCTCCTAATCCACTCTGAGGACCAGCGGTCTAACTGTGCTGTATGTGGAACCCGTTTCACCAGCCATGCCACATTTAACAG TGAGAAACTTCCTGAAGTACTTAATATGGAATCCCTACCCCCAGCTCACAGTGAGGGCCCCTCCAGTGCTGAGGGGAAGGACATTGCTTTTAGTCCTCCAGTGTACCCTGCTGGAATTCTGCTTGTGTGCAACAACTGTGCTGCCTACCGGAAGCTACTGGAATCCCAGACCCCCAGTGTACGCAAGTGGGCTCTTCGTCGACAGAATGAGCCTTTGGAAGTAAGGCTGCAGCGGCTGGAACGAGAGCGCACGGCCAAGAAGAGCCGGCGGGACAATGAGACCCCCGAGGAACGGGAGGTAAGACGCATGAGGGACCGCGAGGCCAAGCGCCTGCAGCGCATGCAGGAGACAGATGAGCAGCGGGCACGCAGGTTGCAGCGGGATCGGGAGGCCATGAGGCTGAAGCGGGCCAATGAAACCCCAGAGAAGCGGCAGGCCCGGCTCATCCGGGAGCGGGAGGCCAAGCGGCTCAAGAGGAGGCTGGAGAAAATGGACATGATGTTGCGAGCTCAGTTTGGCCAGGACCCTTCTGCCATGGCAGCCTTAGCAGCTGAAATGAACTTCTTCCAGCTACCGGTGAGTGGGGTAGAATTGGACAGCCAGCTCCTGGGCAAGATGGCCTTTGAAGAGCAGAATAGCAGCTCTCTACACTGA
- the ZNF821 gene encoding zinc finger protein 821 isoform X4: MCPVCGRALSSPGSLGRHLLIHSEDQRSNCAVCGTRFTSHATFNSEKLPEVLNMESLPPAHSEGPSSAEGKDIAFSPPVYPAGILLVCNNCAAYRKLLESQTPSVRKWALRRQNEPLEVRLQRLERERTAKKSRRDNETPEEREVRRMRDREAKRLQRMQETDEQRARRLQRDREAMRLKRANETPEKRQARLIREREAKRLKRRLEKMDMMLRAQFGQDPSAMAALAAEMNFFQLPVSGVELDSQLLGKMAFEEQNSSSLH, encoded by the exons ATGTGTCCTGTCTGTGGCCGGGCCCTTAGCTCTCCAGGGTCATTGGGTCGCCACCTCCTAATCCACTCTGAGGACCAGCGGTCTAACTGTGCTGTATGTGGAACCCGTTTCACCAGCCATGCCACATTTAACAG TGAGAAACTTCCTGAAGTACTTAATATGGAATCCCTACCCCCAGCTCACAGTGAGGGCCCCTCCAGTGCTGAGGGGAAGGACATTGCTTTTAGTCCTCCAGTGTACCCTGCTGGAATTCTGCTTGTGTGCAACAACTGTGCTGCCTACCGGAAGCTACTGGAATCCCAGACCCCCAGTGTACGCAAGTGGGCTCTTCGTCGACAGAATGAGCCTTTGGAAGTAAGGCTGCAGCGGCTGGAACGAGAGCGCACGGCCAAGAAGAGCCGGCGGGACAATGAGACCCCCGAGGAACGGGAGGTAAGACGCATGAGGGACCGCGAGGCCAAGCGCCTGCAGCGCATGCAGGAGACAGATGAGCAGCGGGCACGCAGGTTGCAGCGGGATCGGGAGGCCATGAGGCTGAAGCGGGCCAATGAAACCCCAGAGAAGCGGCAGGCCCGGCTCATCCGGGAGCGGGAGGCCAAGCGGCTCAAGAGGAGGCTGGAGAAAATGGACATGATGTTGCGAGCTCAGTTTGGCCAGGACCCTTCTGCCATGGCAGCCTTAGCAGCTGAAATGAACTTCTTCCAGCTACCGGTGAGTGGGGTAGAATTGGACAGCCAGCTCCTGGGCAAGATGGCCTTTGAAGAGCAGAATAGCAGCTCTCTACACTGA
- the ATXN1L gene encoding ataxin-1-like, with protein sequence MKPVHERSQECLPPKKRDLPVTSEDMGRTTSCSTNHTPSSDASEWSRGVVVAGQSQAGARVSLGGDGAEAITGLTVDQYGMLYKVAVPPATFSPTGLPSVVNMSPLPPTFNVASSLIQHPGIHYPPIHYAQLPSTSLQFIGSPYSLPYAVPPNFLPSPLLSPSANLATSHLPHFVPYASLLAEGATPPPQASSPAHSFNKVPSATSPPGQLPHHSSTQPLDLAPGRMPIYYQMSRLPAGYTLHETAPAGASTVLTPQEGQSTLEAAPANGQRQRERNLIRRESEALDSPNSKGEGQGLMPVVDCVVDGQLFSGSQTARVEVAVPAHRGTPDTDLEVQRVVGTLASQDYRVVAAQRKDEPSPLNLSHHTPDHQSEGRGSARNPAEMAEKNQARGFYPQSHQEPVKHRPLPKAMVVANGNLVPAGTDPGLLPMGSEILVASSLDMQARATFADKEPTPPPITSSHLPSHFMKGAIIQLATGELKRVEDLQTQDFVRSAEVSGGLKIDSSTVVDIQESQWPGFVMLHFVVGEQQSKVSIEVPPEHPFFVYGQGWSSCSPGRTAQLFSLPCHRLQVGDVCISISLQSLNSNSVSQASCAPPGQLGPPRERPERTVLGPREQCDSEGKSQPSGEGSRMVEPSQPEPGSQACWPAPSFQRYSMQGEEARAALLRPSFIPQEVKLSIEGRSNAGK encoded by the coding sequence ATGAAACCTGTTCATGAGAGGAGTCAGGAATGCCTTCCACCAAAGAAACGAGACCTCCCTGTGACCAGCGAGGATATGGGGAGAACTACCAGCTGCTCAACTAACCACACACCCTCCAGTGATGCTTCTGAATGGTCCCGAGGGGTTGTAGTGGCCGGGcagagccaggcaggagccagagTCAGCCTGGGGGGTGATGGAGCTGAGGCCATCACTGGTCTGACAGTGGACCAGTATGGCATGCTGTATAAGGTGGCTGTGCCACCTGCCACCTTCTCCCCAACTGGCCTCCCATCCGTGGTAAACATGAGCCCCTTGCCCCCCACATTTAATGTAGCGTCTTCTCTGATTCAACATCCAGGAATCCACTATCCCCCAATCCACTATGCTCAGCTCCCATCCACCTCTCTACAGTTTATCGGGTCTCCTTATAGCCTTCCCTATGCTGTGCCACCTAATTTCCTACCAAgtcccctcctttctccttctgccaACCTCGCCACCTCTCACCTTCCACACTTTGTGCCATATGCCTCACTCCTGGCAGAAGGAGCCACTCCTCCCCCACAGGCTTCATCCCCGGCCCACTCATTCAACAAAGTCCCCTCTGCCACCTCCCCACCTGGACAGTTGCCACATCACTCAAGTACTCAGCCACTGGACCTCGCTCCAGGCCGGATGCCCATTTATTATCAGATGTCCAGGCTACCTGCTGGGTACACCTTGCATGAAACCGCTCCAGCAGGTGCCAGCACAGTTCTTACCCCTCAAGAGGGCCAGTCTACTCTGGAAGCAGCCCCTGCCAACGGACAGAGACAGCGAGAGCGAAATTTAATAAGACGGGAAAGTGAAGCCCTGGACTCCCCCAACAGCAAGGGCGAAGGCCAGGGATTGATGCCAGTGGTAGATTGTGTGGTGGATGGACAGTTGTTTTCAGGTTCTCAGACTGCGCGGGTGGAGGTGGCAGTGCCGGCACACCGAGGGACCCCAGACACCGACCTTGAGGTTCAGCGGGTGGTTGGCACTTTAGCTTCTCAGGACTATCGTGTGGTGGCAGCTCAGAGGAAGGATGAGCCCAGCCCCCTCAACCTGTCCCATCATACCCCTGACCATCAGAGTGAGGGGCGAGGGTCAGCCAGGAACCCAGCAGAGATGGCCGAGAAAAATCAGGCCCGAGGGTTCTACCCTCAATCCCATCAGGAACCAGTGAAACATAGACCTTTACCCAAAGCAATGGTTGTAGCCAATGGCAACTTGGTGCCCGCTGGAACTGACCCAGGCCTGCTGCCCATGGGCTCGGAGATCCTGGTGGCATCAAGTTTGGACATGCAGGCCAGAGCCACCTTCGCAGACAAGGAGCCAACACCACCCCCCATTACCTCCTCCCACTTGCCCTCCCATTTCATGAAAGGCGCCATCATCCAGCTGGCTACCGGGGAGCTGAAGCGGGTGGAGGACCTCCAGACCCAGGATTTTGTGCGCAGTGCCGAAGTGAGCGGGGGGCTGAAGATTGACTCTAGCACAGTTGTGGACATTCAAGAAAGCCAGTGGCCTGGATTTGTCATGCTGCATTTCGTGGTTGGTGAGCAGCAGAGCAAAGTGAGCATCGAGGTGCCCCCCGAGCACCCCTTTTTTGTATATGGCCAGGGTTGGTCCTCCTGCAGCCCTGGACGGACTGCACAGCTCTTTTCTCTACCCTGCCATCGGCTACAGGTGGGAGATGTCTGCATCTCTATCAGTTTACAGAGCTTGAACAGTAACTCAGTTTCTCAGGCCAGCTGTGCTCCCCCAGGCCAGCTGGGTCCCCCCCGAGAAAGACCTGAGAGGACAGTCTTGGGACCCAGAGAGCAATGTGACAGTGAGGGGAAGAGCCAGCCGTCAGGTGAGGGCTCCCGAATGGTAGAGCCCTCACAGCCGGAGCCTGGTTCTCAGGCCTGCTGGCCAGCCCCAAGCTTCCAAAGATACAGCATGCAAGGGGAGGAGGCACGGGCTGCACTGCTCCGTCCCTCTTTCATTCCACAGGAGGTAAAGCTTTCCATCGAAGGGCGTTCCAATGCAGGAAAATGA
- the ZNF821 gene encoding zinc finger protein 821 isoform X1 — MSRRKQTNPNKVHWDQVFAGLEEQARQAMMKTDFPGDLGSQRQAIQQLRDQDSSSSDSEGDEEETTQDEVSSHTSEEDGGVVKVEKELENAEQPVGGNKVVEHEVTENLNSDPLLGLCQCPLCQLDCGSREQLIAHVYQHTAAVVSAKSYMCPVCGRALSSPGSLGRHLLIHSEDQRSNCAVCGTRFTSHATFNSEKLPEVLNMESLPPAHSEGPSSAEGKDIAFSPPVYPAGILLVCNNCAAYRKLLESQTPSVRKWALRRQNEPLEVRLQRLERERTAKKSRRDNETPEEREVRRMRDREAKRLQRMQETDEQRARRLQRDREAMRLKRANETPEKRQARLIREREAKRLKRRLEKMDMMLRAQFGQDPSAMAALAAEMNFFQLPVSGVELDSQLLGKMAFEEQNSSSLH, encoded by the exons ATGTCCCGTcggaaacagacaaatccaaataAAGTTCACT GGGATCAAGTATTTGCTGGGCTAGAAGAGCAAGCCCGCCAGGCGATGATGAAAACTGATTTTCCTGGAGACCTTGGCAGTCAGCGACAAGCTATCCAACAACTAAGAGATCAGGACTCCAGTAGCA GTGACAGTGAGGGTGATGAAGAGGAGACCACGCAAGATGAAGTCTCTTCCCACACATCAGAGGAAGATGGAGGGGTGGTCAAAGTGGAAAAAGAGTTAGAAAATGCAGAACAGCCTGTTGGTGGGAACAAAGTGGTAGAACATGAG GTCACGGAGAATTTGAATTCTGACCCCTTACTTGGACTCTGCCAGTGTCCCCTGTGCCAGCTAGACTGTGGGAGTCGGGAGCAGCTGATTGCTCACGTGTACCAG CACACTGCAGCAGTGGTGAGCGCCAAGAGCTACATGTGTCCTGTCTGTGGCCGGGCCCTTAGCTCTCCAGGGTCATTGGGTCGCCACCTCCTAATCCACTCTGAGGACCAGCGGTCTAACTGTGCTGTATGTGGAACCCGTTTCACCAGCCATGCCACATTTAACAG TGAGAAACTTCCTGAAGTACTTAATATGGAATCCCTACCCCCAGCTCACAGTGAGGGCCCCTCCAGTGCTGAGGGGAAGGACATTGCTTTTAGTCCTCCAGTGTACCCTGCTGGAATTCTGCTTGTGTGCAACAACTGTGCTGCCTACCGGAAGCTACTGGAATCCCAGACCCCCAGTGTACGCAAGTGGGCTCTTCGTCGACAGAATGAGCCTTTGGAAGTAAGGCTGCAGCGGCTGGAACGAGAGCGCACGGCCAAGAAGAGCCGGCGGGACAATGAGACCCCCGAGGAACGGGAGGTAAGACGCATGAGGGACCGCGAGGCCAAGCGCCTGCAGCGCATGCAGGAGACAGATGAGCAGCGGGCACGCAGGTTGCAGCGGGATCGGGAGGCCATGAGGCTGAAGCGGGCCAATGAAACCCCAGAGAAGCGGCAGGCCCGGCTCATCCGGGAGCGGGAGGCCAAGCGGCTCAAGAGGAGGCTGGAGAAAATGGACATGATGTTGCGAGCTCAGTTTGGCCAGGACCCTTCTGCCATGGCAGCCTTAGCAGCTGAAATGAACTTCTTCCAGCTACCGGTGAGTGGGGTAGAATTGGACAGCCAGCTCCTGGGCAAGATGGCCTTTGAAGAGCAGAATAGCAGCTCTCTACACTGA